One part of the Vicia villosa cultivar HV-30 ecotype Madison, WI linkage group LG6, Vvil1.0, whole genome shotgun sequence genome encodes these proteins:
- the LOC131610168 gene encoding multiple RNA-binding domain-containing protein 1-like, whose product MSRICVKNLPKYVAEDQLKELFSQKGEITDVKLMRTKNGKTRQFAFVGFRTDQEAHEAIRYFNRSYLGTLRITCEVAQQRGDANLPRSWSRHSAKLGNKVITPDLNNHVKVKGQGDYSKDIDDPKLQDFLQVMQPRAKSKMWANDTSVVSNDGNNQVTLNKETKGKSVADHPILSVSQVDGLPNNPESDKSHELKHDKVISDMDYFKSKVTTEWSDSESNDDENDDDSSDLASSDDDDKDNDKHVSEREVNCGNNPSERTPKIGAQQLDLEGQEDAVREDVANVKSQVNATEEGGQLSNPEDNNGVSESCRLFVRNLPYTTSEEELEEHFSQFGNVSQVHLVVDKVTKRSKGIAYIHFSVPEFAARALEESDNSIFQGRLLHVMPAIPRHSNNEENKDQDSKPLKQRREEERKAAEASGDTRAWNSLFMRPDTVVENIARKYGVSKSDFMDREAGDLAVRIALGETQVISETKNAFKKAGVNVESLEELTKGKVEGVKRSNHVLLAKNLPYGSTESELVKMFGNFGSLDKIILPPTKTLALVVFLEPAEAKAAFKGLAYKRYKDAPLYLEWAPSDILLPKSTSENNEVNSGIGEKDVKRLILEQDVERISDMDIDPDRIEARSLFVKNLNFKTTDESLKQHFSEHMKEGRILSVKVKKHLKNGKNVSMGYGFIEFDSTETATSVRSNLQGTVLDSHALNLQPCHVKDVGKVLKKVEKDKSSTKLLVKNVAFEATEKDLRQLFSPFGQIKSLRLPMKFGNHRGFAFVEYVTQQEAQNALTALSSTHLYGRHLVIERAKEGESLDDLRARTAAQFNEPSGFQDASSKKRKAFSMLDEENMKFGRFD is encoded by the exons AT GTCCAGAATATGTGTGAAGAATCTCCCTAAATACGTTGCAGAGGATCAACTAAAAGAATTATTTTCTCAGAAAGGAGAAATAACCGATGTCAAGCTCATGCGTACCAA AAACGGTAAAACTCGACAATTTGCTTTTGTTGGATTTCGTACAGACCAGGAGGCTCATGAAGCGATTCGATATTTCAATAGATCTTACCTTGGCACACTCAGAATTACTTGTGAG GTGGCTCAACAACGcggtgatgcaaatcttcctcgTTCGTGGAGTCGACATTCAGCAAAATTAGGCAATAAAGTGATCACTCCAGATCTGAACAATCATGTGAAAGTTAAAGGGCAAGGAGACTATTCTAAGGATATAGATGACCCAAAGCTTCAAGATTTTCTTCAGGTTATGCAACCTCGGGCCAAGTCTAAGATGTGGGCAAATGATACTTCAGTTGTATCTAATGATGGCAACAACCAAGTAACACTTAATAAGGAGACCAAGGGTAAATCAGTTGCAGACCATCCTATCTTAAGCGTCTCACAAGTGGATGGATTACCAAATAATCCTGAATCCGACAAGTCACACGAGCTTAAGCATGATAAAGTAATTTCTGATATGGATTATTTCAAGAGTAAAGTGACAACGGAGTGGTCTGATTCTGAAAGCAACGATGATGAAAACGACGACGACAGCAGTGATTTGGCATCTTCTGACGATGATGACAAAGATAACGACAAACATGTTAGTGAACGTGAAGTAAATTGTGGTAATAACCCTTCTGAAAGAACCCCAAAAATTGGCGCTCAACAGTTAGATTTAGAGGGCCAAGAAGATGCTGTTAGAGAGGATGTTGCCAATGTCAAGTCTCAAGTGAATGCAACTGAAGAAGGGGGGCAGTTATCCAATCCAGAAGATAATAATGGAGTTTCTGAATCATGCCGACTGTTTGTCCGTAATCTGCCATATACAACCAG CGAGGAGGAACTGGAAGAGCATTTCAGTCAGTTTGGTAATGTCTCACAGGTTCATTTAGTTGTTGATAAGGTGACAAAAAGATCCAAAGGAATAGCTTATATTCATTTTTCAGTTCCAGAGTTTGCAGCCAG AGCGTTAGAAGAGTCAGACAATTCAATCTTCCAGGGGAGATTATTGCATGTTATGCCAGCTATACCAAGACATTCAAACAATGAAGA GAACAAGGACCAAGACTCTAAACCTCTCAAACAACGAAGAGAGGAAGAGAGGAAAGCAGCTGAGGCTAGTGGAGATACCAGAGCATGGAATAGTCTGTTCATGCGCCCTGACACA GTTGTAGAAAACATTGCTCGGAAATATGGTGTTAGTAAAAGTGATTTTATGGATCGAGAAGCTGGTGATCTTGCTGTACGTATTGCTCTGGGAGAAACTCAAGTAATTTCAGaaacaaaaaatgcatttaaaaaaGCTGGAGTAAACGTGGAGTCTTTGGAAGAACTTACAAAGGGTAAAGTTGAAGGCGTGAAAAGAAGTAACCATGTACTTTTAGCAAAAAATTTGCCCTATGGTTCTACGGAAAGTGAACTTGTAAAGATGTTTGGGAATTTTGGTAGCTTGGATAAAATAATTCTCCCCCCGACCAAAACATTGGCCCTG GTTGTCTTCCTTGAACCAGCCGAAGCTAAAGCTGCTTTTAAAGGTTTAGCTTACAAGCGTTACAA GGATGCTCCCTTATACTTGGAGTGGGCTCCTTCCGACATTCTTCTCCCAAAATCAACATCTGAAAATAATGAGGTGAATAGTGGAATAGGTGAAAAGGATGTCAAGCGTCTGATACTAGAGCAAGACGTGGAAAGAATATCAGATATGGATATTGATCCAGACAGAATAGAG GCTCGGTCTCTATTTGTCAAGAACCTAAATTTCAAGACAACAGATGAGAGTTTGAAGCAACATTTCAGCGAACACATGAAAGAGGGGCGGATTTTGAGTGTCAAG GTGAAGAAGCATTTGAAAAATGGGAAAAATGTTTCTATGGGGTATGGATTTATTGAATTTGACTCCACAGAGACTGCCACGAGTGTTCGTAGCAATTTGCAG GGGACTGTTTTGGACAGTCATGCTCTTAATTTACAACCTTGTCATGTCAAGGATGTTGGTAAAGTACTTAAGAAAGTTGAGAAAGACAAGAGTTCGACTAAGTTGCTTGTGAAAAATGTTGCTTTTGAGGCAACAGAGAAGGATCTGAGACAATTGTTTAGCCCGTTTGGCCAG ATTAAAAGCTTAAGATTGCCAATGAAGTTTGGAAATCATAGAGGCTTTGCTTTTGTGGAGTATGTTACTCAGCAGGAGGCGCAAAATGCTCTTACAGCACTCTCAAGCACTCACTTGTATGGAAGACATCTG GTGATAGAGAGAGCGAAAGAAGGTGAGAGTTTGGATGACCTGCGTGCTCGAACTGCTGCTCAATTTAATGAACCCAGTGGATTTCAAGATGCTTCATCCAAGAAAAGGAAGGCCTTTAGCATGCTAGATGAAGAAAATATGAAGTTTGGAAGGTTTGATTAG
- the LOC131610169 gene encoding uncharacterized protein LOC131610169 has product MKRVEIFNLLVMALTFLAIVPKIEGQVRPTALTNPRPLCPSQFALVNYACGRLPFRPGAPPGPPPAPPSPDDDGGDDDGGNDEGHRNNHHDHGHGHGHSRRHRHRHRHHQTQEEENCCRWAREVDSQCVCELLVRLPPFLVRPLHIYTLTIGEDCEITYSCGGPI; this is encoded by the coding sequence ATGAAGAGAGTTGAGATTTTCAACCTATTGGTAATGGCTCTAACATTTTTGGCAATAGTGCCAAAAATTGAGGGTCAAGTAAGACCTACTGCACTAACAAACCCACGCCCACTTTGTCCTTCTCAGTTTGCACTAGTAAACTACGCATGTGGAAGATTACCGTTCAGACCGGGGGCACCACCTGGGCCTCCGCCTGCACCTCCATCACCGGATGATGATGGTGGTGACGATGACGGTGGCAATGACGAGGGACACAGAAACAACCACCACGACCATGGACACGGACACGGGCACAGTCGCAGACATAGACACAGGCATAGGCATCACCAAACCCAAGAGGAAGAAAATTGCTGCCGATGGGCTAGAGAAGTGGACAGCCAATGTGTTTGTGAACTCCTTGTTCGTTTGCCACCATTCCTGGTTAGGCCTTTGCATATCTACACACTCACCATTGGTGAAGACTGTGAAATCACTTACTCCTGTGGTGGCCCAATCTGA